A region of Streptomyces paludis DNA encodes the following proteins:
- a CDS encoding methionine adenosyltransferase: MPTATRAPFLRPVLPHDLDVEVVERKGVGHPDTLADSIAELASIRYSDYCLSEFGAVLHHNLDKVAVLGGRARFGDTDGMYDRPVRVIFGGRISKTFGGRAIPVRDILENAAAEQLRTALPGFERITWQVRHETTDSSKFERWFAPRGLADLPERPTAFSNDTAFLVGTARRTTAETVALLTEAWFRRQPWAGSDIKALVIRDGHALTVTVCVPAVAGHLASSAEFEDAVSDAAQELTTQLLNRSPGPVKVVCNTRDSRSGPLSGQYFTVSGSAIDYGEDGLVGRGNARSGLITPGQQAGNEALFGKNPAYHVGKVGGWLVDEASRTLAEKTGRPCRIAVMWRNGSPYPEPASLDITTAALAPSGTELVRDVLRRTDWVPDLVDNQRYVPTVLPAADLLAELGPPTLP; the protein is encoded by the coding sequence GTGCCTACCGCAACGCGCGCACCGTTTCTGAGGCCGGTACTGCCACATGACCTCGATGTCGAGGTCGTCGAGCGCAAAGGCGTCGGGCACCCGGACACCCTCGCCGACTCCATCGCCGAGCTGGCCTCGATCCGCTACAGCGACTACTGCCTGAGCGAGTTCGGCGCCGTCCTGCACCACAACCTCGACAAGGTGGCCGTCCTCGGCGGTCGCGCCCGATTCGGTGACACCGACGGCATGTACGACCGCCCCGTACGGGTGATCTTCGGCGGCCGGATCTCCAAGACCTTCGGCGGACGTGCGATCCCTGTGCGCGACATCCTCGAGAACGCCGCCGCCGAGCAACTGCGCACCGCCCTGCCGGGGTTCGAGCGGATCACCTGGCAGGTCCGGCACGAGACGACCGACTCCTCCAAGTTCGAGCGCTGGTTCGCCCCTCGTGGCCTGGCGGACCTGCCGGAGCGCCCTACGGCCTTCTCCAACGACACCGCGTTCCTCGTCGGCACGGCACGGCGCACCACGGCCGAGACCGTAGCGCTGCTCACCGAGGCATGGTTCCGCCGGCAGCCGTGGGCGGGCAGCGATATCAAGGCCCTGGTCATCCGCGACGGGCACGCACTGACGGTCACCGTGTGCGTCCCGGCCGTGGCCGGACACCTGGCAAGCAGCGCGGAGTTCGAGGACGCCGTCAGCGACGCCGCCCAGGAACTCACCACCCAGCTCCTCAACCGCTCGCCCGGTCCGGTCAAGGTCGTGTGCAACACCCGCGACAGCCGCTCGGGCCCGCTGTCGGGCCAGTACTTCACCGTCTCCGGATCGGCGATCGACTACGGCGAAGACGGGCTGGTCGGCCGGGGCAACGCCCGTTCCGGTCTGATCACACCCGGGCAGCAGGCCGGCAACGAAGCCCTGTTCGGGAAGAATCCCGCCTATCACGTCGGCAAGGTCGGCGGGTGGCTCGTCGACGAGGCGAGCCGCACGCTCGCCGAGAAGACCGGCAGGCCGTGCCGTATCGCGGTGATGTGGCGCAACGGGAGCCCCTACCCGGAGCCCGCCTCGCTCGACATCACCACCGCGGCCCTCGCCCCGTCCGGCACCGAGCTGGTGCGCGATGTGCTGCGCCGCACCGACTGGGTGCCCGATCTCGTGGACAACCAGCGCTACGTGCCCACCGTTCTGCCCGCAGCCGACCTGCTGGCCGAACTCGGCCCGCCCACGCTGCCGTGA
- a CDS encoding phosphoenolpyruvate carboxykinase (ATP) → MTPTAVATGHLTAVLGLPPGLDTGPAATAANRLPGGWYLSVPGPESRDCPAVTVTYAEAEPTVAVDGQTVRMSLPRPVARSSTLAYTTYTALERARQQRHMLTLHANAAVTPSGRGVLLLGNKGAGKTSVTLALGARGWTHAGDDLTVLAENDAELLILPGKATAAVRPQDPQLWQSPKPIVGLTPFLRVPVPLAGVIRLIVHPAVPRPLLVSATPFSANEQLRLHEALARYISGLPTPLTGPTGAPYGPVWPLDDVPLARWRTHLIARLQQHQYGYLYAPDPQTAADLITEEYV, encoded by the coding sequence GTGACCCCGACCGCCGTGGCGACCGGCCACCTCACCGCTGTCCTGGGGCTTCCTCCGGGGCTGGACACAGGCCCGGCCGCCACGGCGGCCAACCGGCTTCCCGGCGGCTGGTACCTGTCCGTCCCGGGCCCCGAGAGCCGGGACTGTCCGGCCGTGACGGTGACCTACGCCGAAGCGGAGCCCACCGTCGCCGTGGACGGACAGACGGTCCGCATGAGCCTCCCCCGGCCTGTGGCCCGCTCCTCGACGCTGGCCTACACGACGTACACCGCCCTGGAACGGGCCCGCCAGCAGCGGCACATGCTCACCCTCCACGCCAACGCGGCCGTCACGCCCAGCGGGCGCGGCGTCCTGCTGCTGGGCAACAAGGGCGCGGGCAAGACCAGCGTGACACTGGCCCTCGGCGCCCGCGGCTGGACCCACGCCGGTGACGACTTGACCGTCCTGGCCGAGAACGACGCGGAGCTGCTGATCCTGCCGGGCAAGGCGACCGCCGCCGTCCGCCCGCAGGACCCGCAGCTGTGGCAGTCCCCGAAGCCCATCGTCGGCCTCACCCCCTTCCTCCGCGTCCCCGTTCCCCTGGCAGGGGTCATCCGCCTCATCGTCCATCCCGCCGTCCCCCGCCCGCTGCTGGTGTCGGCCACGCCGTTCTCCGCGAACGAACAGCTCCGCCTCCACGAGGCCCTCGCCCGGTACATCAGCGGACTCCCCACCCCGCTGACCGGCCCCACCGGGGCGCCGTACGGACCGGTCTGGCCGCTGGACGACGTCCCGCTCGCCCGCTGGCGGACCCACCTGATCGCACGGCTCCAACAGCACCAGTACGGCTATCTGTACGCGCCCGACCCGCAGACCGCCGCCGACCTCATCACCGAGGAGTACGTGTGA
- a CDS encoding coenzyme F420-0:L-glutamate ligase, whose protein sequence is MTTPTSGFSAFALEPFPELQPGTDLASAITDTLTRTGTALRTGDIVVVASKVVSIAEKRYVDLAGISPSPEAVELSARTGKPAEVVQLILDNSTEHFLATERGPIIARHTLGHQLTSAGIDRAGTEGAWLLPADPDSSARALRDALITHTGADVAVVVADSDGRADRRGATCISIGAAGVAPLRITEHDGKRQEETLTDMIAAAAGIILGQRGRGVPVAVLRGIGYTPFSDEGVTAMLHHTPASPRPHS, encoded by the coding sequence ATGACCACCCCCACCTCCGGCTTCTCCGCCTTCGCCCTGGAACCCTTCCCCGAACTCCAGCCCGGCACCGATCTGGCCAGTGCCATCACCGACACCCTCACGCGCACCGGCACCGCCCTCCGGACCGGGGACATCGTGGTGGTGGCCAGCAAGGTCGTGTCCATCGCGGAGAAGCGCTACGTCGATCTGGCCGGCATCAGCCCGTCGCCCGAGGCCGTGGAGCTGTCCGCCAGGACGGGCAAGCCCGCCGAGGTCGTGCAGCTCATCCTGGACAACTCCACCGAGCACTTCCTGGCCACCGAACGCGGACCGATCATCGCCCGGCACACCCTCGGCCACCAGCTCACCTCGGCCGGGATCGACCGCGCCGGTACCGAGGGCGCATGGCTGCTGCCGGCAGACCCGGACTCCTCCGCCCGCGCCCTGCGCGATGCCCTGATCACCCACACCGGCGCGGACGTGGCCGTCGTCGTCGCCGACTCCGACGGCCGCGCCGACCGGCGTGGGGCGACCTGCATTTCCATCGGCGCCGCCGGGGTGGCACCCCTACGGATCACCGAGCACGACGGCAAGCGGCAGGAGGAGACCCTGACCGACATGATCGCCGCCGCGGCCGGAATCATCCTGGGCCAGCGAGGCCGCGGCGTCCCCGTTGCCGTCCTGCGCGGCATCGGCTACACCCCGTTCTCCGACGAGGGCGTGACCGCCATGCTTCACCACACCCCCGCTTCACCACGCCCCCACTCATGA
- a CDS encoding shikimate dehydrogenase has translation MKQLAVLGSPIGQALSPVLHRAAYQALGLNWTYGARDCTPDRLAAFLASLDDTWAGLSLTMPLKRTVVPLLDRVSDTVVRIGAANTIVVTDGRLIGENTDLYGMVQALREAGTAAPADATVLGAGATACTALAAARELGCDQATVIARDAGRARPALESTGERIGIRVRVEPWAAAVDHLSADLVVSALPPRAADALAPLWAQTRASGTLMDVVYRPWPTALAHAAEGAGRRVVGGLPMLVHQAARQVTLQTGRLTPPIDKMLHAATAALA, from the coding sequence ATGAAGCAGCTAGCCGTACTCGGATCACCCATCGGCCAGGCACTCTCCCCGGTGCTTCACCGTGCCGCGTACCAGGCCCTCGGCCTGAACTGGACCTACGGAGCCCGCGACTGCACCCCCGATCGACTGGCCGCCTTCCTCGCCTCCCTCGACGACACATGGGCCGGCCTGTCGCTGACCATGCCGCTCAAGCGCACTGTTGTCCCGCTCCTCGACCGGGTGTCGGACACGGTGGTGCGGATTGGAGCGGCGAACACCATCGTCGTGACGGATGGCCGGCTCATCGGGGAGAACACCGACCTGTACGGCATGGTGCAGGCACTTCGCGAAGCGGGCACGGCGGCGCCGGCCGACGCCACAGTGCTCGGCGCCGGAGCGACCGCCTGCACAGCACTGGCTGCTGCCCGCGAGCTGGGCTGTGATCAAGCCACCGTGATCGCCCGCGATGCCGGACGGGCCCGTCCGGCCCTTGAGTCCACAGGCGAACGGATCGGCATCAGAGTTCGAGTCGAGCCTTGGGCCGCCGCGGTGGATCACCTCTCCGCCGACCTGGTCGTCTCCGCTCTGCCGCCCCGCGCCGCCGACGCTCTCGCGCCACTCTGGGCGCAGACACGCGCCTCAGGCACCCTCATGGATGTCGTCTACCGCCCCTGGCCCACCGCGCTCGCTCATGCTGCCGAGGGGGCGGGACGGCGTGTCGTGGGCGGGCTGCCCATGCTCGTGCACCAAGCCGCCCGGCAGGTCACACTCCAGACCGGCCGGCTCACACCGCCGATCGACAAGATGCTGCATGCCGCTACGGCTGCCCTGGCCTGA
- a CDS encoding MMPL family transporter: MAEAQGLIARTGNWCFRHRWQTLLIWAVAVAIGVLSAGPVFSSISSTSGSSTMESIEAGAVLDKGSERGGTVIGVIDGVDTAAPAVGEDVRSLAGTLQRVAGVAEVVTPYDAGLSAAETAMLTAKDKRGLLVQITLSRPADGKDGKGGKGGKDGGNNDAAKDETKDAEAEAATVDALTDTLHAFTATLVDSGQTGARVTVGGEPAMEKQLNERASEDLLGAETLSLPITLIVLVFIFGGVIAAGLPVLGAVVSIAASMTILLLITRFTSITSDAVTVVTLLGMGLSIDYGLLLVARYREELAAGYGPEQALNRSWATAGRTITFSALTVAAALTGLLMFDIPELAAVGAAGVAIALASMLVALTLTAALTGFAYKRIKPAKRRKRRGEARGEGQARGEVHARGEVHARGEAQSQAQGAPVDASETGVFAGLARRVQRRPVTTMLVTGVALVAASLPVLSMSMHLSDPGALPRTLESVRVTDQLTDRFDLPATPTITVVARTDAAALDDWARRWADRPGVTRVYPAQEAGPGLATLGIDTAGDPEGATARDLVHQIRADRPSGGQSWVTGTAAALDDVLQQITDRLPLAIAVTFIAMIILLFAMTGSIVVPLTAIAMNTLSLGATFGLLALVFQDGFLAGPLGLLTVDGFSPFTVVCVIAFAFGLSMDYEVFLLGRIKEYVAEGLPTDVAVRRGLQHSGRIITSAGLLMVIVFGCFVTGSMGAIQQLGLGLALAVALDATVVRCVLVPAVMTLLGEGNWWAPAWLKRVHGHIGLHETVLPAAPEPAPTSPVRMEPLPIPLPRNHHPEPGPFTATAVLNKPRTKPEVRPETPSPEAQAPTPAAVRQASLGMAYLWWFPLGLFGAHHFYLGKTRLGVLYLCTVGLGGIGWLVNAFILPSQVRKTNEARNRPS, from the coding sequence ATGGCTGAGGCTCAGGGGCTTATCGCCCGCACCGGGAACTGGTGCTTCCGGCACCGCTGGCAGACGCTGCTGATCTGGGCGGTCGCGGTCGCGATCGGCGTCCTGAGCGCGGGACCGGTCTTCAGTTCGATCTCAAGCACGAGCGGCTCGTCAACCATGGAGTCGATCGAGGCCGGCGCCGTACTCGACAAGGGGAGCGAGCGCGGCGGAACCGTCATCGGTGTCATCGACGGCGTCGACACGGCCGCCCCGGCGGTGGGCGAGGACGTACGGTCCCTCGCGGGCACACTCCAGCGGGTGGCCGGGGTGGCCGAGGTCGTCACTCCGTACGACGCGGGGCTGTCGGCGGCCGAGACGGCGATGCTGACGGCCAAGGACAAGCGGGGTCTGCTCGTACAGATCACCCTGTCCAGGCCGGCCGACGGCAAGGACGGGAAGGGCGGGAAGGGCGGGAAGGACGGCGGGAACAACGACGCGGCCAAGGACGAGACCAAGGACGCGGAGGCGGAGGCCGCCACTGTCGACGCGCTCACGGACACCCTGCACGCCTTCACCGCGACCCTCGTGGACAGCGGCCAGACCGGCGCCCGGGTGACCGTCGGGGGCGAGCCGGCCATGGAGAAGCAGCTCAACGAGCGGGCGTCCGAAGACCTGTTGGGCGCGGAGACGCTGTCGCTGCCGATCACACTGATCGTGCTGGTGTTCATCTTCGGCGGTGTGATCGCGGCGGGACTGCCGGTGCTCGGCGCGGTCGTGTCGATCGCGGCCTCGATGACCATTCTGCTGCTCATCACCCGGTTCACCTCCATCACATCGGACGCGGTCACGGTGGTGACACTCCTCGGGATGGGCCTGTCCATCGACTACGGGCTGCTGCTCGTCGCCCGCTACCGCGAGGAGCTGGCGGCCGGTTACGGTCCGGAGCAGGCGCTGAACCGCTCCTGGGCGACGGCGGGGCGGACCATCACCTTCAGCGCCCTGACCGTGGCCGCGGCGCTGACCGGGCTGCTGATGTTCGACATCCCCGAGCTGGCGGCGGTCGGTGCGGCCGGTGTCGCGATCGCGCTGGCGTCGATGCTGGTGGCCCTGACGCTGACGGCGGCGTTGACCGGCTTCGCGTACAAGCGGATCAAGCCCGCGAAGCGGCGTAAGCGGCGGGGCGAGGCGCGGGGCGAGGGCCAGGCGCGGGGCGAGGTCCATGCGCGGGGCGAGGTCCATGCGCGGGGCGAGGCGCAGTCCCAGGCTCAGGGCGCACCGGTGGACGCCTCCGAGACGGGCGTCTTCGCCGGGCTCGCCCGCCGCGTCCAGCGCCGTCCGGTGACCACCATGCTGGTCACGGGCGTGGCCCTGGTCGCCGCGAGCCTCCCCGTACTGTCGATGTCGATGCACCTCAGCGACCCCGGGGCGCTCCCCAGGACCCTGGAGTCCGTACGGGTCACCGACCAGCTCACCGACCGGTTCGACCTGCCCGCGACCCCGACCATCACGGTCGTCGCCCGTACCGACGCCGCCGCCCTGGACGACTGGGCGCGGCGCTGGGCGGACCGCCCCGGTGTCACCCGCGTCTACCCGGCGCAGGAGGCCGGCCCCGGGCTGGCCACCCTCGGCATCGACACCGCCGGTGACCCCGAGGGCGCCACGGCACGGGACCTGGTGCACCAGATCCGCGCCGACCGTCCGAGCGGCGGGCAGTCGTGGGTGACCGGCACCGCGGCGGCCCTCGACGACGTACTCCAGCAGATCACCGACCGGCTGCCGCTGGCGATCGCGGTGACGTTCATCGCGATGATCATCCTGCTCTTCGCGATGACCGGCTCCATCGTCGTACCGCTCACCGCGATCGCCATGAACACACTGTCGCTGGGTGCGACGTTCGGTCTGCTGGCCCTGGTCTTCCAGGACGGCTTCCTCGCCGGTCCGCTGGGTCTGCTGACCGTCGACGGCTTCAGCCCGTTCACGGTGGTGTGCGTCATCGCCTTCGCGTTCGGCCTGTCGATGGACTACGAGGTGTTCCTGCTCGGCCGGATCAAGGAGTACGTGGCCGAGGGCCTGCCGACCGACGTGGCGGTACGGCGCGGCCTCCAGCACTCGGGCAGGATCATCACGTCGGCCGGACTGCTGATGGTCATCGTCTTCGGCTGCTTCGTCACCGGCAGCATGGGCGCGATCCAGCAGCTCGGCCTGGGCCTGGCCCTCGCGGTGGCCCTGGACGCCACGGTCGTACGGTGTGTCCTGGTGCCCGCGGTCATGACGCTGCTGGGCGAGGGCAACTGGTGGGCACCGGCGTGGCTCAAGCGCGTACACGGCCACATTGGTCTGCACGAAACGGTGCTGCCGGCGGCGCCGGAGCCGGCGCCGACATCACCTGTACGGATGGAGCCGCTGCCGATCCCGCTCCCCCGGAACCACCACCCGGAACCGGGGCCCTTCACGGCCACCGCGGTCCTGAACAAGCCGCGGACGAAGCCCGAGGTACGGCCGGAAACACCGTCGCCGGAGGCCCAGGCACCGACACCGGCAGCCGTCCGCCAGGCATCACTCGGCATGGCGTACCTCTGGTGGTTCCCCCTCGGCCTGTTCGGGGCGCACCACTTCTACCTGGGGAAGACCCGGCTCGGCGTGCTCTATCTGTGCACCGTGGGACTCGGGGGAATCGGCTGGCTGGTCAACGCGTTCATCCTGCCCAGCCAGGTCAGGAAGACCAACGAGGCCCGCAACCGCCCTTCCTGA
- a CDS encoding phosphatidylinositol-specific phospholipase C has protein sequence MVMIDSSTPAPQSGLGRRGFLAGALAASATALVGVGLGASPAHAATYDWMGGFADSTPVQRLTIPGTHNAGAQVGGLYVACQNTSIADQLNSGIRFLDIRCRAIDGVFTIHHAAFYQNLNFGDVLIACRNFLRARPSETVLMRVKQEYSSVSDTEFRRIFDTYLDDKGWRSLFRLDGGLPTLGQARGRVVLLGDNGGLPGLRYGDGNLFDIQDDFQALPVAKYPKIAAQFRKAVQQPGKLYINYVSTAAYLPPRWNSDQLNPQVHSLLDSSEGNAWRGLGIVPLDFPATRAGLVESLIRHNG, from the coding sequence ATGGTCATGATCGACAGCTCAACTCCCGCACCCCAAAGCGGACTTGGACGGCGCGGCTTTCTCGCCGGCGCGCTCGCGGCGTCCGCCACCGCCCTTGTCGGGGTCGGTCTCGGCGCGAGCCCCGCCCATGCCGCCACGTACGACTGGATGGGCGGCTTCGCCGACTCCACCCCCGTGCAGCGGCTCACCATCCCGGGTACGCACAACGCCGGGGCGCAGGTCGGCGGGCTCTATGTGGCCTGCCAGAACACCAGCATCGCTGATCAACTCAACAGCGGCATAAGGTTTTTGGACATCCGGTGCCGGGCGATCGACGGCGTGTTCACCATTCACCACGCCGCGTTCTATCAGAACCTCAACTTCGGTGATGTCCTCATCGCCTGCCGGAACTTCCTCCGGGCCCGCCCCTCCGAGACCGTACTGATGCGCGTCAAGCAGGAGTACTCGTCGGTCAGCGACACCGAGTTCCGGCGGATCTTCGACACCTACCTCGACGACAAGGGCTGGCGCTCCCTCTTCCGGCTGGACGGCGGTCTGCCGACGCTCGGCCAGGCGCGCGGGCGCGTGGTGCTGCTCGGAGACAACGGAGGGCTGCCCGGCCTGCGGTACGGGGACGGCAACCTCTTCGACATCCAGGACGACTTCCAGGCCCTGCCCGTCGCCAAGTACCCCAAGATCGCGGCCCAGTTCCGCAAGGCCGTGCAGCAGCCGGGCAAGTTGTACATCAACTACGTCAGTACGGCCGCCTACTTGCCGCCCCGCTGGAACTCCGACCAGCTCAACCCACAGGTGCACAGCCTCCTCGACAGCTCCGAGGGGAACGCCTGGCGCGGGCTCGGGATCGTACCGTTGGACTTCCCGGCCACCCGGGCCGGACTGGTCGAGTCCCTCATCCGGCACAACGGCTGA